The Sorangiineae bacterium MSr11367 genome window below encodes:
- a CDS encoding SDR family oxidoreductase, producing MSFARGSDYFAGRRVVITGGSSGIGLSLAHHLAAAGADLCLVARRPGPLEMARAAIVQAFPSCRVCTSAVDVADEAAVTRGLAPILEDGVDVLLNVAGVTRPGRFIELPPDEFRSQMDANYFGVVHMCRAVVPHFIGRRAGHIVNVGSLAGIIGIYGYSAYCASKFALTGFSQSLRAELWPYGIRVSIAQPPDTDTPMLVNETPLRPPETAAIAGTAPVRSADEVARAILRGAARGDFEIWGDRTSQLLAFLQGATPWLARWVCDAAQRKVMTRNPSSSVLEEGTLE from the coding sequence GTGTCTTTTGCGCGCGGTAGCGACTATTTCGCGGGGCGGCGCGTCGTCATCACCGGTGGTTCGAGTGGGATAGGCCTCTCCTTGGCGCATCATCTCGCCGCCGCCGGCGCGGACCTTTGCCTCGTTGCGCGGCGCCCGGGCCCATTGGAGATGGCGCGCGCGGCCATCGTGCAGGCTTTCCCATCGTGCCGCGTGTGCACGAGCGCTGTCGATGTCGCCGATGAAGCGGCGGTCACGCGGGGGCTCGCGCCCATTCTCGAAGACGGTGTCGACGTGCTGCTGAACGTGGCCGGCGTCACCCGGCCCGGCCGCTTCATCGAACTGCCACCCGACGAGTTTCGCAGCCAGATGGACGCGAATTACTTCGGTGTCGTTCACATGTGCCGCGCCGTCGTCCCTCATTTCATCGGGCGCCGCGCGGGGCACATCGTCAACGTCGGCTCGCTGGCGGGCATCATTGGCATTTACGGGTACTCGGCGTACTGCGCGTCGAAGTTCGCTCTCACCGGTTTTTCGCAATCCTTGCGCGCCGAACTCTGGCCATACGGCATCCGCGTGAGCATCGCCCAACCCCCCGACACCGACACCCCGATGCTCGTCAACGAGACGCCCCTCCGTCCACCGGAAACCGCGGCCATCGCCGGCACTGCCCCCGTTCGCAGCGCCGACGAGGTTGCACGCGCCATTTTGCGCGGCGCCGCACGCGGTGACTTCGAAATATGGGGCGACCGCACATCGCAGCTGCTCGCCTTCCTCCAAGGCGCCACCCCCTGGCTCGCGCGTTGGGTCTGCGACGCCGCGCAGCGCAAAGTCATGACCCGTAACCCATCGAGCAGCGTGCTCGAGGAAGGAACTTTGGAATAA
- a CDS encoding peptidoglycan-binding protein, with translation MSMISFWRREFGPSASWDVHGAPSGDYRITARGLDGPSPKAPIENPRWMASCLSEIVHFATPHTVFALDVDVVQALLDIHAIVYPIAHHPPARELVLQRRRGEYLEALGDDLTDALSQGLLRLEKLEPLTAFFELGEEDAPPAQAHTAPEDTFIAMHLVDATDQPVPNRRYRLDLPDGSTREGRFASDGTFRFDDIAPGTARLKMVDQAIDGGRQIKEPASSSAHRVKQGDCLSSIAEQHGLYWKTVWDFSENEGLRKQRKSPNVLCPDDVVAIPEHYQKEFTLQTGKSHRLVAKQTRTSIKIRFNLNDTVLSNEPYRLYIDEDSATVIDGSTTKSGDIETSVPAMAKSVTIAFSKRNFARTFMLGQLDPVDTTMGLQARLRQLGYLRGPVDGKMGPLTAAALRGFQTSHKLPPSGEADAATLDKLGAAYGDAH, from the coding sequence ATGTCGATGATCTCCTTCTGGCGCCGCGAATTCGGCCCCAGTGCATCATGGGACGTGCACGGCGCACCGTCGGGCGACTACCGCATCACGGCGCGCGGGCTGGACGGCCCTTCGCCCAAGGCCCCCATCGAGAATCCGCGTTGGATGGCCTCATGCCTCTCCGAAATCGTCCACTTCGCTACGCCCCATACCGTGTTCGCACTCGATGTCGATGTGGTGCAAGCACTGCTCGACATCCACGCGATCGTCTATCCCATCGCACATCACCCGCCCGCGCGCGAACTCGTTCTGCAACGACGACGTGGTGAATACCTGGAGGCCCTTGGGGACGACCTTACCGACGCTCTAAGCCAAGGCTTGCTACGCCTCGAGAAACTCGAGCCGCTCACGGCATTCTTCGAGCTTGGTGAGGAAGACGCGCCCCCGGCGCAGGCCCACACCGCCCCAGAGGACACGTTCATCGCCATGCATCTCGTGGACGCGACGGACCAGCCGGTGCCGAACCGCCGCTATCGTCTCGACCTCCCCGATGGTTCGACGCGTGAAGGGCGTTTCGCATCCGATGGCACCTTCCGATTCGACGATATCGCACCCGGCACTGCCCGTTTGAAGATGGTCGATCAGGCCATCGACGGTGGACGACAAATCAAGGAGCCTGCCAGTAGCTCCGCGCACCGGGTCAAACAGGGCGATTGCCTCTCGAGCATCGCCGAGCAACACGGTCTTTACTGGAAGACCGTATGGGACTTTTCCGAGAACGAGGGGCTTCGGAAACAACGCAAGTCACCAAACGTACTTTGCCCCGATGACGTGGTGGCGATTCCGGAGCACTACCAAAAGGAGTTCACGCTTCAAACGGGCAAGAGTCATCGACTCGTGGCGAAACAGACTCGAACGAGCATCAAAATACGCTTCAATCTCAACGACACCGTCCTATCCAACGAACCGTACCGACTTTACATCGACGAAGACTCCGCAACGGTCATCGACGGGAGCACGACGAAATCAGGAGATATCGAAACCAGCGTCCCCGCCATGGCAAAATCCGTCACCATCGCCTTCTCGAAAAGAAATTTTGCACGAACATTCATGCTCGGGCAACTGGATCCCGTCGATACCACGATGGGGCTTCAAGCGAGGTTGCGCCAGCTCGGCTATCTCCGCGGCCCTGTCGATGGAAAGATGGGCCCTCTGACAGCCGCAGCGCTGCGAGGGTTTCAGACATCGCACAAGCTTCCACCCAGCGGTGAGGCGGATGCGGCGACGCTCGACAAGCTGGGAGCCGCTTACGGTGATGCACATTGA
- a CDS encoding M57 family metalloprotease, translating to MNTELFPVLPFRAGARLSSVLVFATAVALAGCTSKSGPGQSDTEVTGTTAVSFEEWQKTVYQDPDTGTWVVDGDTPIASATELRSFFETYVQQGALIVDMYNGVINRWHPQTAHNLVYCVDRVSFGANYGRVVQAIRAAAAEWAQVASVRFLHHVAQDDNCTLNNEQVLFNVRQSGQGFSGLAFFPHYPRSHRFLNISAVAATYGRNPNGPETLVGLFRHELGHILGFRHEHIHPEAHPAQSHCEERGAWKAVTIYDSNSVMHYPWCNGTNKGDLRITALDVQGAVALYGKP from the coding sequence ATGAATACCGAGTTGTTTCCTGTTCTGCCGTTTCGTGCAGGCGCGCGCCTGTCCAGTGTCCTGGTGTTTGCCACGGCCGTCGCCCTAGCGGGCTGCACGTCCAAGAGCGGACCGGGCCAGAGCGACACGGAGGTCACCGGCACCACCGCCGTGTCCTTCGAAGAATGGCAGAAGACGGTGTACCAAGATCCGGACACCGGGACATGGGTCGTCGACGGCGACACCCCCATCGCGAGCGCTACCGAGCTACGCTCTTTCTTCGAGACGTACGTGCAGCAGGGGGCACTCATCGTCGACATGTACAATGGCGTGATCAACCGCTGGCATCCGCAAACCGCGCACAACCTCGTGTACTGCGTCGACCGCGTGTCGTTCGGAGCCAACTACGGTCGAGTCGTCCAGGCCATCAGGGCCGCGGCGGCAGAGTGGGCCCAGGTGGCCTCTGTTCGCTTCCTCCATCACGTCGCCCAGGACGACAACTGCACCTTGAACAACGAGCAAGTTCTATTCAACGTGCGCCAGAGTGGCCAAGGCTTCTCCGGCCTTGCCTTCTTTCCGCATTACCCGCGCTCCCACCGCTTCCTCAACATCAGCGCCGTCGCCGCAACGTACGGTCGCAACCCCAACGGCCCCGAGACCCTCGTCGGACTCTTTCGCCACGAGCTAGGTCACATTCTCGGATTCCGCCATGAGCACATCCACCCCGAGGCCCACCCGGCACAGAGCCATTGCGAGGAGAGGGGCGCGTGGAAAGCCGTGACGATCTACGACTCGAACTCGGTCATGCACTACCCATGGTGCAACGGCACCAACAAGGGAGATCTCCGTATTACCGCGCTCGACGTCCAAGGCGCCGTCGCGCTCTACGGAAAGCCGTAG
- a CDS encoding TetR/AcrR family transcriptional regulator yields MDRREREKERLRQQILTAARDLLIENGPENVSMRKIAEKIEYSPTTIYLYFKDKTELLFALTEETFAKLLSQLERISERERDPMIAVREMCVAYIRFGLAHPNDYLVAFMVPQAGPAWGEYRYEGTKAQAAFDLLRGAVGECMAKKKFRRRDIDVVSQNVWASIHGLTSLFIAHAGFPWRKKEELIEHLLETLMTGLKSRKDGK; encoded by the coding sequence GTGGATCGACGCGAACGGGAGAAGGAGCGGCTCCGTCAGCAGATTTTGACGGCCGCGCGTGATTTGCTCATCGAGAATGGGCCCGAGAACGTCTCGATGCGCAAAATCGCCGAGAAGATCGAATACTCGCCCACCACCATTTATCTCTATTTCAAGGACAAGACCGAGCTGCTCTTCGCGTTGACGGAGGAGACGTTCGCCAAGTTGCTCTCCCAGCTGGAGCGCATCTCCGAGCGCGAGCGCGATCCGATGATCGCCGTGCGGGAAATGTGTGTGGCCTACATCCGTTTCGGTCTGGCGCACCCGAATGATTACTTGGTGGCCTTCATGGTGCCGCAGGCTGGGCCGGCGTGGGGCGAATACCGCTACGAAGGCACCAAGGCGCAGGCGGCGTTCGATCTTTTGCGCGGTGCCGTGGGCGAATGCATGGCGAAGAAGAAGTTTCGCCGGCGCGATATCGACGTCGTAAGCCAAAACGTATGGGCGTCCATCCACGGGCTCACGTCCTTGTTCATTGCACACGCCGGCTTCCCATGGAGAAAAAAGGAAGAGCTCATCGAGCATTTGCTCGAGACATTGATGACCGGATTGAAATCACGAAAGGACGGCAAATGA
- a CDS encoding GNAT family N-acetyltransferase: MRNRVEPADPVGEADFRVSRTRPQRLDVVAYRGGVAVGMGFIGPNLEDPASVHAFGKVGVLEEERRQGTGTRILRALSAHACNQGWQGLIVELRGDRHEAIEYFGKRGYEAIFEATELVLDLAMADVVVASPQGVDLVPLTDESLERPLHEASVAIEADLPAVEAIVSPSFEVWRARTFGGDLLRACSFAAVARGNVVGVGYLSARPGGGGIHGLTGVRREWRQQGIARAVKCAQIRAAKAAGLRELRTTNEVANQSIRRLNESLGYRASISWIQLRGPLLA, encoded by the coding sequence GTGCGCAATCGGGTCGAGCCTGCGGATCCGGTCGGCGAGGCTGATTTTCGGGTGTCGCGCACGCGGCCGCAGCGCCTCGATGTCGTGGCATATCGCGGTGGCGTCGCCGTGGGCATGGGATTCATTGGCCCGAACTTGGAGGATCCGGCGAGCGTGCACGCCTTCGGCAAAGTGGGTGTCTTGGAGGAGGAACGACGCCAGGGCACGGGGACTCGGATTTTGCGCGCGCTTTCGGCGCATGCGTGCAACCAAGGGTGGCAGGGGTTGATCGTCGAACTCCGGGGCGATCGGCATGAGGCGATCGAGTATTTCGGCAAACGCGGATACGAGGCGATTTTCGAAGCGACGGAGCTCGTGCTCGACCTCGCGATGGCCGACGTCGTCGTGGCATCGCCGCAGGGCGTCGACCTCGTTCCGCTGACCGACGAAAGCCTCGAGCGGCCTCTCCACGAAGCGAGTGTCGCGATCGAGGCCGATCTGCCCGCGGTCGAGGCCATCGTATCCCCCTCGTTCGAGGTGTGGCGCGCCCGCACGTTCGGCGGCGATCTGCTGCGCGCATGCTCCTTTGCCGCGGTTGCCCGTGGAAACGTGGTTGGCGTTGGGTATCTGAGCGCGCGGCCTGGCGGTGGTGGTATCCATGGCCTCACCGGCGTTCGCCGTGAATGGCGGCAGCAAGGCATTGCGCGCGCGGTCAAGTGTGCCCAAATCCGGGCGGCCAAAGCGGCCGGCCTGAGGGAACTGCGCACGACGAACGAAGTCGCCAATCAGTCGATCCGGCGACTCAACGAGTCCCTTGGTTACCGCGCTTCGATATCGTGGATCCAGCTGCGCGGACCGCTCCTCGCGTGA